One genomic window of Carassius auratus strain Wakin chromosome 14, ASM336829v1, whole genome shotgun sequence includes the following:
- the spon2b gene encoding spondin-2b, with amino-acid sequence MEKMTSLKVNCWLRLLTVTLALLSKVPAMPVDVDRVCMAPSAAKYRLTFTGQWTQTAFPKHYPLYRPPAQWSPIIGVTHSSDYHIWQGNEYASNGVREFSERGEAWTLIKEVEAAGERIQSVYGLFSAPAVVGGTGQAVTEFEVFARHSLLSFIVRIVPSPDWFVGINSLNLCEGDNWIENISLDLYPYDAGTDSGFTFSSPNFETIPQDKITQITASFPSHPANSFYYPRLKHLPPIAKVSLTKIKNNQIFSLPIEPTHSNQIPSGNEIDGSLIKTPLDCEVSVWSPWGLCKGQCGTKGVKHRTRYIHMHPANNGAACPPLEEKRLCIPDNCV; translated from the exons ATGGAAAAGATGACATCTTTGAAAGTGAACTGCTGGCTGCGGTTGCTTACCGTGACTCTGGCCCTGCTGAGTAAAGTCCCTGCAATGCCGGTCGACGTGGATCGCGTGTGCATGGCACCATCTGCAGCCAAGTACAGACTGACATTTACTGGCCAGTGGACTCAGACTGCCTTCCCCAAACACTACCCTCTGTACAGGCCGCCTGCCCAGTGGTCCCCCATCATTG GAGTAACTCACAGCTCAGACTATCACATCTGGCAAGGGAACGAGTACGCCAGTAATGGGGTGAGAGAGTTCTCTGAGAGAGGAGAGGCTTGGACCCTGATAAAGGAAGTGGAGGCAGCTGGAGAACGGATCCAGAGTGTCTATGGCCTCTTCTCAGCACCAGCTGTGGTTGGAGGAACCGGTCAGGCAGTCACAGAATTTGAGGTCTTTGCAAGACACTCTTTA CTGTCCTTCATTGTCCGCATTGTGCCAAGTCCTGACTGGTTTGTTGGAATAAACAGTCTAAATTTGTGCGAGGGTGATAACTGGATAGAAAACATAAGCCTAGATCTCTACCCCTATGATGCCGGCACAGACAGTGGTTTCACCTTCTCCTCACCAAACTTTGAGACCATTCCTCAAGACAAGATCACTCAG ATAACAGCATCATTCCCAAGTCACCCTGCAAACTCCTTCTACTATCCCAGACTGAAGCATCTCCCCCCAATAGCCAAAGTCTCCCTAACGAAGATCAAGAACAACCAGATCTTCAGCTTACCCATTGAGCCGACCCACTCCAATCAGATTCCAAGCGGGAATGAGATAGATGGGTCTCTCATAA AGACCCCTCTGGACTGTGAGGTTTCTGTCTGGTCCCCTTGGGGTCTTTGTAAGGGCCAGTGTGGTACGAAAGGAGTAAAACACAGAACTCGCTATATTCACATGCATCCTGCAAACAATGGGGCTGCATGCCCACCCCTAGAGGAAAAGAGGCTATGCATCCCTGACAACTGTGTGTGA
- the LOC113114450 gene encoding transmembrane emp24 domain-containing protein 11, whose translation MNCFTAMYMRLTGLLLASCVILAPAMYFDLGEQEEKCIIEEIPEDTLVSGVFLLEYWDENKKTNIPHLGLTVTVRDPNNAVVLLKRFGRYGKFTFKSHASGQHFLCVQSNSTRFSVFAGDRLKVHLDVQMGEHTIDPNAAKAKDTMKAMEYNLQHLIDQMRYISRQQNFQREREEKFRQMSEETNGNVLWWAIIQTSILLSVGIWQMKNLKNFLIEKKLV comes from the exons ATGAACTGTTTTACAGCAATGTATATGAGGCTGACAGGCCTGCTGCTAGCCAGTTGTGTCATTTTGGCTCCGgcaatgtattttgatttagggGAACAGGAGGAAAAGTGTATCATTGAGGAGATTCCAGAGGACACACTTGTGTCAG GCGTCTTTCTGCTAGAGTACTGGGATGAAAATAAGAAGACCAATATCCCACACCTTGGTCTGACTGTGACTGTGAGAGATCCTAACAATGCG GTGGTCTTGTTAAAACGCTTTGGGAGATATGGAAAATTCACCTTTAAATCCCATGCTTCAGGTCAACATTTCTTGTGCGTGCAGTCCAACTCCACCAGGTTCTCTGTGTTTGCTGGAGATCGTCTG AAAGTGCATTTAGATGTCCAGATGGGCGAGCATACCATTGATCCTAATGCTGCAAAGGCAAAAGACACCATGAAAGCAATGGAGTACAATTTGCAACATCTCATTGACCAGATGCGTTACATTAGCAGGCAGCAAAATTTCCAAAGG GAACGTGAGGAGAAGTTTCGCCAAATGAGTGAGGAAACAAATGGAAACGTTTTGTGGTGGGCCATTATTCAGACATCAATACTCCTCTCTGTTGGAATCTGGCAAATGAAAAACCTCAAAAACTTTCTCATTGAAAAGAAGTTGGTTTAG
- the rnf212 gene encoding putative E3 SUMO-protein ligase RNF212 isoform X1, with product MSHWICCNSCFVSPGPERQLAVTNCGHIICNVCFQRGKQGVCLICKATCQISPLSDKSSSEVQELFSDISAVAVKYFSEISKVLQFQARHQKRLLAHYQQKIERMKEDGLKMQQDMQKMSKKISEQNAYISKLEMTVQNQSSRLALQSNRDLQSSSQRQASPVTKIPYSSPLSMSRSLSSASLADSIEINSRGHSHKPEVLSRICLRSSPKDCRIGSVLHRASSQSPMGSHSAPFSATVSRQFSIGLREPVMNPSHNVAYRRESAWETPVFKLPSAYKYGSVSSLGPPP from the exons ATGTCTCACTGGATCTGCTGTAACTCCTGCTTCGTGTCTCCTGGTCCTGAGCGTCAGCTGGCTGTCACAAACTGCGGTCACATCATCTGTAATGTTTGCTTTCAGAGAG GAAAACAGGGTGTCTGCCTCATTTGCAAAGCAACGTGTCAGATCTCCCCACTGTCTGATAAA AGTAGCTCAGAGGTGCAAGAGCTTTTCTCAGATATCAGTGCAGTTGCAGTCAAATACTTCTCAGAGATAAGCAAG GTTTTACAATTCCAGGCCAGACACCAGAAAAGATTACTGGCCCACTATCAGCAGAAG ATCGAGAGAATGAAGGAGGATGGACTGAAAATGCAACAAGATATGCAGAAGATGTCCAA GAAAATTTCAGAACAGAATGCTTACATATCCAAGTTAGAAATGACTGTTCAAAATCAAAG TTCAAGACTGGCTTTACAGTCCAACCGAGATTTACAGTCATCGAGTCAGAGACAAG CCTCCCCAGTGACAAAAATTCCCTATTCTTCCCCACTCTCGATGTCTCGATCCTTGTCCTCTGCTAGCct AGCTGACAGCATAGAAATCAACAGCAGGGGGCACTCTCACAAA CCAGAAGTCCTGAGTAGAATTTGTCTCAGAAGCTCACCGAAGGACTGCCGCATAG GTTCAGTTCTTCACAGAGCATCAAGTCAGAGCCCTATGGGTAGCCATTCAGCACCATTCAGCGCCACTGTCAG TAGGCAATTCTCCATTGGTCTACGGGAGCCGGTGATGAATCCATCCCATAATGTGGCCTACCGCAGAGAGTCAGCATGGGAAACGCCTGTGTTCAAATTACCCTCGGCCTACAAATACGGCTCTGTGTCCTCCCTGGGACCCCCACCATGA
- the rnf212 gene encoding putative E3 SUMO-protein ligase RNF212 isoform X2, which produces MFAFRESSSEVQELFSDISAVAVKYFSEISKVLQFQARHQKRLLAHYQQKIERMKEDGLKMQQDMQKMSKKISEQNAYISKLEMTVQNQSSRLALQSNRDLQSSSQRQASPVTKIPYSSPLSMSRSLSSASLADSIEINSRGHSHKPEVLSRICLRSSPKDCRIGSVLHRASSQSPMGSHSAPFSATVSRQFSIGLREPVMNPSHNVAYRRESAWETPVFKLPSAYKYGSVSSLGPPP; this is translated from the exons ATGTTTGCTTTCAGAGAG AGTAGCTCAGAGGTGCAAGAGCTTTTCTCAGATATCAGTGCAGTTGCAGTCAAATACTTCTCAGAGATAAGCAAG GTTTTACAATTCCAGGCCAGACACCAGAAAAGATTACTGGCCCACTATCAGCAGAAG ATCGAGAGAATGAAGGAGGATGGACTGAAAATGCAACAAGATATGCAGAAGATGTCCAA GAAAATTTCAGAACAGAATGCTTACATATCCAAGTTAGAAATGACTGTTCAAAATCAAAG TTCAAGACTGGCTTTACAGTCCAACCGAGATTTACAGTCATCGAGTCAGAGACAAG CCTCCCCAGTGACAAAAATTCCCTATTCTTCCCCACTCTCGATGTCTCGATCCTTGTCCTCTGCTAGCct AGCTGACAGCATAGAAATCAACAGCAGGGGGCACTCTCACAAA CCAGAAGTCCTGAGTAGAATTTGTCTCAGAAGCTCACCGAAGGACTGCCGCATAG GTTCAGTTCTTCACAGAGCATCAAGTCAGAGCCCTATGGGTAGCCATTCAGCACCATTCAGCGCCACTGTCAG TAGGCAATTCTCCATTGGTCTACGGGAGCCGGTGATGAATCCATCCCATAATGTGGCCTACCGCAGAGAGTCAGCATGGGAAACGCCTGTGTTCAAATTACCCTCGGCCTACAAATACGGCTCTGTGTCCTCCCTGGGACCCCCACCATGA